A stretch of the Taeniopygia guttata chromosome 3, bTaeGut7.mat, whole genome shotgun sequence genome encodes the following:
- the LOC121468039 gene encoding acrosin-like, with the protein MNWLGLLVLLTLAGLAEGTWDNCGWTCGLRPMVSDSIPPDDGMTRIVGGTGAKPGAWPWIVSIQHPWLPGANHWCGGSLIGAEWVLTAAHCFDSIKKISILNVVIGATQLTQPGAGAEVRKIKKLHRHENYKRSDISNDIALLELNEPVQCSSYIQLACVAEPTLRVSELINCWIAGWGATTEGDEDSSDHLQEAKVQLIDVQLCNSSDWYSGEVHPYNLCAGYPQGNIDTCQGDSGGPLMCQDNNTDSWWVVGVTSWGRGCARAKLPGIYTSTQYFYDWILAQMGLSPFGSAS; encoded by the exons ATGAATTGGCTCGGCCTCCTCGTCCTGCTGaccctggctgggctggcagaggggacaTGGGACAACTGCGG ATGGACCTGCGGGCTCCGACCCATGGTGTCTGACTCCATACCTCCTGATGACGGCATGACACGCATTGTGGGTGGCACAGGTGCCAAGCCAGGGGCCTGGCCCTGGATTGTCAGTATCCAGCACCCCTGGTTACCAGGTGCAAACCATTGGTGTGGAGGGTCCCTCATTGGTGCAGAGTGGGTCCTCACAGCAGCCCACTGCTTTGACAGCATCAA GAAAATTAGCATCCTGAACGTGGTGATTGGGGCCACGCAGTTGACTCAGCCTGGTGCTGGGGCAGAGGTACGCAAGATTAAGAAGCTTCATCGTCATGAAAACTATAAGAGAAGTGATATAAGTAATGATATTGCCTTGCTGGAACTGAATGAGCCTGTCCAGTGCAGCTCTTACATCCAGCTGGCCTGTGTGGCTGAGCCCACCCTAAGAGTCTCCGAGCTCATCAACTGCTGGATTGCTGGCTGGGGTGCCACCACAGAAGGAG ATGAAGACTCAAGTGACCACCTCCAGGAGGCCAAGGTCCAGCTCATCGATGTCCAGCTCTGCAACAGCAGTGACTGGTACTCAGGGGAAGTCCATCCCTACAACTTGTGTGCTGGATACCCACAGGGCAACATCGACACCTGCCAG ggtgACAGCGGTGGTCCTCTCATGTGCCAAGACAACAATACAGACTCCTGGTGGGTTGTCGGAGTGACCAGCTGGGGAAGAGGCTGCGCCAGAGCAAAGCTGCCCGGAATCTACACCTCCACTCAGTACTTCTATGACTGGATTCTGGCCCAGATGGGGCTGAGCCCATTTGGAAGTGCTTCctga